The following proteins come from a genomic window of Blattabacterium cuenoti:
- a CDS encoding aspartate aminotransferase family protein, translating into MKLFDVYPILDIELSKSEGSYVFDIQGNMYLDFYGGHAVISIGHSHPHYVKALIEQIHKISYYSNSVYISQKNKLASLLGNISGYEDYSLFICNSGTESNENALKIASFYTGKKKVIAFKGSFHGRTSGSLSVTDNYKLISPFNAQHETIFINYKDFDSLEEKLRNKDICAVITEGIQGVSGIIDPGLDFFYQVESFCKKYNTILILDEVQSGYGRTGTFFSHQLYPIKPDLITVAKGMGNGFPIGGVLIHPKFQPYYGMLGTTFGGNHLACTAGIAVLEIIEKEKLIENAKKMGKILLKELRIISEIKGIRGRGLMIGLEFGFPILDLKNVLVYKEKVFVGTSNNPYVLRLLPPLNINENHIKLFLKKLKKALAYLYGK; encoded by the coding sequence ATGAAATTATTTGACGTTTATCCTATTTTAGATATAGAATTGAGTAAGAGTGAAGGATCTTATGTTTTTGATATACAAGGAAATATGTATTTAGATTTTTATGGAGGACATGCTGTGATTTCCATTGGACATTCGCATCCACATTATGTGAAAGCTTTGATTGAACAAATTCATAAAATATCCTATTATTCTAATAGCGTTTATATTTCTCAAAAAAATAAATTAGCTTCTCTACTTGGAAATATTTCAGGATATGAAGATTATTCATTATTTATATGTAATTCTGGTACAGAATCTAATGAAAATGCATTGAAAATAGCTTCTTTTTATACAGGTAAAAAAAAAGTTATTGCTTTTAAAGGCTCTTTTCATGGAAGAACAAGTGGAAGTTTATCGGTAACGGATAACTACAAATTGATATCCCCTTTTAATGCTCAACATGAAACTATATTCATCAATTATAAAGATTTTGATTCTTTAGAAGAAAAATTAAGAAATAAAGATATTTGTGCTGTAATTACTGAAGGAATACAAGGTGTATCTGGAATTATAGATCCCGGTTTAGATTTTTTTTATCAAGTAGAAAGTTTTTGCAAAAAATACAATACAATATTGATTCTAGATGAGGTACAAAGTGGATATGGAAGAACAGGTACTTTTTTTTCTCATCAATTGTATCCTATAAAACCAGATTTAATTACTGTAGCTAAAGGAATGGGAAATGGATTTCCTATAGGAGGAGTACTCATACATCCTAAATTTCAACCATATTATGGAATGTTAGGAACAACTTTCGGAGGAAATCATTTAGCTTGTACAGCTGGGATTGCTGTATTGGAAATTATTGAAAAAGAAAAATTAATTGAAAATGCAAAAAAAATGGGAAAAATATTGTTAAAAGAATTACGGATCATTTCTGAAATTAAAGGAATTAGGGGAAGAGGACTTATGATCGGTTTAGAATTTGGTTTTCCCATTCTGGATTTGAAAAATGTCTTAGTTTATAAAGAAAAAGTCTTTGTGGGGACATCTAATAATCCATATGTTTTGAGATTACTTCCTCCATTAAATATTAATGAAAATCATATCAAATTATTCCTGAAAAAGTTAAAGAAAGCCTTAGCGTATCTATATGGAAAATAG
- the carA gene encoding glutamine-hydrolyzing carbamoyl-phosphate synthase small subunit, whose amino-acid sequence MENSNKKIKKAILVLEDGTQYEADHFGAPISSSGEVVFNTAMTGYPESITDPSYKGQILTYTYPIIGNYGIPSFSSEEYLSEFYESDRIQVSGLIISYYSNRPYHWNMNQSLSNWLYENGIPGLYGVDTRFIAKKLRKSGGSMLGKILMKKEDLPFYDPNQDNLSEKVSIHEKIMYGNGKYKILLVDFGLKNNILRCLLRRDCSIIRVPWNYDFTKEEYDGLVLSNGPGNPKIYKKPIHYIRIALKKEQPIFGICLGNQLLGIAAGGDTYKLKYAHRSHNQPVFSLKTGKSFITSQNHGYVLDTRNLSREWKIFFKNLNDETCEGIIHNDKPFFSVQFHPEASSGPQDTEFLFDVFIDSIKKSKYN is encoded by the coding sequence ATGGAAAATAGTAACAAAAAAATAAAAAAAGCGATACTTGTATTAGAAGACGGAACTCAGTATGAAGCTGATCATTTTGGAGCACCAATCTCTTCTTCTGGAGAAGTTGTATTTAATACGGCTATGACAGGTTATCCAGAAAGTATAACAGATCCCTCTTACAAGGGTCAAATATTGACTTATACTTATCCCATAATAGGAAATTATGGAATTCCATCTTTTTCTAGTGAAGAATATCTTTCTGAGTTTTATGAATCGGATAGGATTCAAGTATCCGGACTTATTATTTCTTATTATTCTAATCGTCCGTATCATTGGAATATGAATCAATCTCTATCGAATTGGTTGTATGAAAATGGAATTCCTGGATTATATGGAGTAGATACTAGATTCATTGCAAAAAAACTTAGAAAAAGTGGAGGATCTATGTTAGGTAAAATTTTAATGAAAAAGGAAGATCTTCCTTTTTATGATCCGAATCAGGATAATCTTTCTGAAAAAGTATCGATACATGAAAAAATTATGTATGGAAATGGAAAATACAAAATACTACTTGTAGATTTTGGGTTAAAAAATAATATTTTACGTTGTCTTTTACGAAGAGATTGTTCTATTATCAGAGTTCCATGGAATTATGATTTTACAAAAGAAGAATATGATGGATTAGTTCTTTCTAATGGACCTGGAAATCCTAAGATTTATAAAAAACCGATACATTATATTCGTATAGCTTTGAAGAAAGAACAACCTATATTTGGAATATGTTTGGGAAATCAACTTTTAGGGATAGCGGCAGGAGGCGATACTTATAAACTAAAATATGCACATAGAAGTCATAATCAACCAGTTTTTTCATTAAAAACAGGAAAAAGTTTTATTACATCACAAAACCATGGATATGTTTTGGATACAAGAAATCTTTCTAGAGAATGGAAAATATTTTTTAAAAATTTAAATGATGAAACTTGCGAAGGGATCATTCATAATGATAAACCTTTTTTTTCGGTACAGTTTCATCCAGAAGCTTCAAGTGGGCCTCAAGATACCGAATTTTTATTCGATGTTTTTATAGATTCAATTAAAAAAAGTAAATATAATTAA
- a CDS encoding N-acetylornithine carbamoyltransferase, whose amino-acid sequence MKKFFSVEDVIDVHDLIKDALLLKQNPYDFHYLGKNKTIGLVFFNPSLRTRISCQKAAFNLGCNTWVLDVHRDSWTIEMNDGSVMNLTTQEHLKEAISVMSMYCDILAVRTFPNLSDRDYDDREIIFNKILNYSRVPVVNMESATLHPLQSLADVMTIAEFTSFFRKRCKVVLSWAPHVKSLPHSVANSFSQWVSKIKQIDFTITCPERYNLHKKFSNGAYTTHNQNKAFINADFIYAKNWSSYLDYGKILCKNSDWMITENKMKLTNQAKFMHCLPVRRNVVVEDAVLDSSKYSIVLQQAKNRIYASQIIFLRMLQSLS is encoded by the coding sequence ATGAAAAAATTTTTTAGCGTAGAAGATGTTATCGATGTACATGATCTCATTAAAGATGCTCTCCTTTTGAAACAAAATCCATATGATTTTCATTATCTTGGAAAAAATAAAACAATAGGATTGGTTTTTTTTAATCCTAGTTTACGGACAAGAATTAGTTGTCAAAAAGCTGCTTTTAACTTAGGATGTAATACTTGGGTATTAGATGTTCATAGAGATTCTTGGACAATTGAAATGAATGATGGAAGTGTCATGAATCTTACAACACAAGAACATCTTAAAGAAGCGATTTCTGTAATGAGTATGTATTGTGATATTCTTGCAGTCAGAACTTTTCCGAATCTTTCAGATAGAGATTATGATGATCGAGAAATTATTTTTAATAAAATATTAAATTATTCCAGAGTTCCAGTAGTAAATATGGAAAGTGCGACTTTGCATCCTTTACAATCTTTAGCAGATGTTATGACTATTGCAGAATTTACATCTTTTTTTAGAAAAAGATGTAAAGTCGTATTAAGTTGGGCTCCTCATGTAAAATCATTGCCTCATTCCGTTGCAAATTCTTTTTCTCAATGGGTATCAAAAATAAAACAAATAGATTTTACGATTACATGTCCAGAAAGATACAATTTACATAAAAAATTTTCTAATGGAGCTTATACCACACATAATCAAAATAAAGCATTTATAAATGCAGATTTTATTTATGCCAAAAATTGGAGTAGTTATTTAGATTATGGAAAAATTCTTTGTAAAAATTCCGATTGGATGATTACTGAAAATAAAATGAAACTAACCAATCAAGCTAAATTTATGCACTGTTTGCCTGTAAGAAGAAATGTGGTAGTGGAAGATGCGGTTTTAGATAGTAGTAAATATTCTATTGTATTGCAACAAGCCAAAAATAGAATTTACGCTTCGCAAATAATTTTTTTAAGAATGTTACAATCTTTATCATGA
- the argC gene encoding N-acetyl-gamma-glutamyl-phosphate reductase translates to MIEIGIIGGAGYTAGELIRLIIHHPKIRIKNIVSKSHTGKLIHLIHQDLLGEIQNKRFIHDLSKKIDIVFLCSGHGQSRKELHHISENIKVIDLSQDFRIKIQSIFNNRNFVYGLPELQKETIKKSNNIANPGCFSTAILLAILPLAKNQLLKKNIHISAITGSTGSGRTLSDTNHFSWRTNNISAYKIFQHQHLQEIEQTIHQVQNNFDSKIYFVPYRGNFSRGIITTLYTYSILSLKKNQEIYKEYYKNHPFVKISDINIDLKQVINTNKCILYLLQENNQLIVISIIDNLIKGASGQAIQNMNLMFGLDETCGLKLKSVRF, encoded by the coding sequence ATGATTGAAATAGGTATTATAGGAGGAGCTGGATACACTGCTGGAGAATTGATTCGATTGATAATTCATCATCCAAAAATTAGGATTAAAAATATAGTTAGTAAAAGTCATACAGGAAAATTGATTCATTTAATTCATCAAGATTTATTAGGAGAAATCCAAAATAAAAGGTTTATCCATGATTTAAGCAAAAAAATAGATATTGTATTTCTTTGTTCTGGACATGGACAATCTAGAAAAGAATTGCATCATATATCAGAAAATATAAAAGTGATTGATTTGAGTCAAGATTTTAGAATCAAAATTCAATCCATTTTTAACAATAGAAATTTTGTTTATGGATTACCGGAATTACAAAAAGAAACAATAAAAAAATCAAATAATATAGCCAATCCTGGCTGTTTTTCCACAGCAATTCTATTAGCTATTTTACCATTAGCTAAAAATCAATTATTAAAAAAAAATATTCATATTAGTGCCATTACAGGTTCTACAGGATCCGGAAGAACATTAAGTGACACAAATCATTTTAGTTGGAGAACTAATAATATTTCTGCTTATAAAATTTTTCAACATCAACATTTGCAGGAAATTGAACAAACCATTCATCAAGTGCAAAACAATTTTGATTCTAAAATTTATTTTGTTCCTTACAGAGGAAATTTCTCTAGAGGAATTATAACTACTTTATATACTTATTCTATTCTTTCTTTGAAAAAAAATCAAGAAATCTATAAAGAATATTATAAAAATCATCCATTTGTAAAGATTTCTGATATTAACATTGATCTTAAACAAGTGATCAATACCAATAAATGTATTTTATATCTTCTTCAAGAGAACAATCAACTGATTGTTATCAGTATCATAGATAATCTCATCAAAGGAGCTTCTGGTCAAGCCATACAAAATATGAATCTTATGTTTGGATTGGATGAAACTTGTGGTTTAAAATTAAAATCCGTTCGTTTCTAA
- a CDS encoding argininosuccinate synthase domain-containing protein, with product MKIKVRVSHEEDTKYAFLICKKIEESAKIRGTGISKKDPEYIKLIIIHGNAVVAFCDEKLAGFSYLETFQNEEFVVNSGLIVFPEFRKQGLAKIIKIEIFKLSRKKFPNSKIFSITTSNPVIKINTELGFKPVSFSELTHSERFWKGCQNCVNFDILTRNQRKMCLCTGLLYNPNTDNNKKKDKNYLSIGDKIILAYSGGLDTSYCLKYLIQEKYEVHTVIINTGGFKKDELDQIEKRALSIGSKSHKTIDAIEEYYQNCIKYLIFGNILKNNTYPLSASSERIFQAIKIAQYATYIQAKAIAHGSTGAGNDQIRFDIAFQIICPEKITLSPIREMKVSRKEEIEYLKNKGVFICWDQAKYSINKGIWGTSIGGKETLTSYHDFPEEAYPTKLKRKKSENLKLEFEKGELVSVNQEKGKATKNIIKIEQIASEFAIGRGIHIGDTILGIKGRIAFEASAAIIIIKAHHLLEKHILTKWQLYWKEQLSNWYGMLLHEAQYLDPVMRDIEKFLKSTQERLTGTVDIILYPHRFHLVGIKSKFDLMTSSNMAAQYGEMNYAWTAEDVKGFSKIFSNQMKMYHNLNNQKKEE from the coding sequence ATGAAAATAAAAGTTAGAGTATCTCATGAAGAGGATACAAAATATGCATTCTTAATTTGTAAAAAAATTGAAGAATCAGCAAAAATCAGGGGAACTGGAATTTCAAAAAAAGATCCAGAGTATATTAAATTAATAATAATTCATGGAAATGCGGTTGTTGCTTTTTGTGATGAAAAACTAGCGGGTTTTAGTTACCTTGAAACTTTTCAAAATGAAGAATTTGTTGTAAATTCCGGTTTAATTGTTTTTCCTGAATTTAGAAAACAAGGATTGGCAAAAATTATTAAAATTGAAATTTTTAAACTTTCCAGAAAAAAATTTCCAAATTCTAAAATTTTTAGTATCACAACAAGTAATCCAGTTATTAAAATCAATACCGAATTGGGTTTTAAACCCGTTTCTTTTAGTGAATTAACTCATTCGGAAAGATTTTGGAAAGGATGTCAAAATTGTGTCAATTTTGATATATTAACCAGAAATCAAAGAAAAATGTGTTTATGTACAGGACTTTTATACAATCCAAATACGGATAATAATAAAAAAAAAGATAAAAATTATTTATCTATTGGAGATAAAATTATTTTAGCTTATAGTGGCGGATTAGACACCTCTTATTGTTTAAAATATTTAATACAGGAAAAATATGAAGTTCATACAGTGATTATTAATACGGGAGGTTTTAAAAAGGATGAATTAGATCAAATTGAAAAAAGAGCTTTAAGCATTGGATCTAAATCCCACAAAACCATTGACGCTATAGAAGAATATTATCAGAATTGTATCAAATATCTTATATTTGGAAACATTCTTAAGAATAATACTTATCCACTTTCAGCAAGTTCCGAAAGAATTTTTCAGGCTATCAAAATAGCACAATACGCCACTTATATTCAAGCGAAAGCAATTGCACATGGAAGCACAGGAGCAGGAAACGATCAAATCAGATTTGATATAGCTTTTCAAATTATTTGTCCAGAAAAAATAACTCTTTCTCCTATAAGAGAGATGAAAGTGTCTAGAAAAGAAGAAATTGAATATTTGAAAAATAAAGGAGTTTTTATTTGTTGGGATCAAGCGAAATATTCTATCAACAAAGGAATTTGGGGGACTAGTATAGGAGGAAAGGAAACTCTTACTTCTTATCACGACTTTCCGGAAGAGGCTTATCCCACAAAATTAAAAAGAAAAAAAAGTGAAAACCTAAAATTAGAATTTGAAAAAGGAGAATTAGTAAGTGTGAATCAAGAAAAAGGAAAAGCTACAAAAAATATAATAAAAATTGAACAAATAGCTTCAGAATTTGCTATAGGAAGAGGAATTCACATAGGAGACACTATTTTGGGTATTAAAGGGAGGATAGCATTCGAAGCTTCAGCTGCTATTATTATTATCAAAGCTCATCATTTGTTGGAAAAACATATTCTTACGAAATGGCAACTTTATTGGAAAGAACAATTATCCAATTGGTATGGAATGTTACTTCATGAAGCTCAATATTTAGATCCTGTCATGCGTGATATAGAAAAATTTTTAAAAAGTACACAAGAAAGATTAACAGGAACTGTAGATATCATTCTTTATCCTCATAGATTTCATTTAGTAGGAATCAAATCTAAATTTGATTTAATGACATCTTCTAATATGGCAGCTCAATATGGAGAAATGAATTATGCTTGGACAGCAGAAGATGTGAAGGGTTTTTCTAAAATTTTTAGCAATCAAATGAAAATGTATCATAATTTAAATAATCAAAAAAAAGAAGAATGA
- the carB gene encoding carbamoyl-phosphate synthase (glutamine-hydrolyzing) large subunit translates to MKIEKVLILGSGALKIGEAGEFDYSGTQALKALKEEGYYTILINPNIATVQTSKEIADKVYFLPLTLFFIKRVISKERPQGILLSFGGQTALNCGIQLFQEGIIEKYKIQVLGTSIDSIIHSEDRNLFKNRLTHINIKTAKSFVVHSMDDAVFYSLKIGFPIIIRSAYTLGGLGSGFAKNVHDLKKIVSKAFSYSSQIVVEEYLEGWKEIEYEIVRDQYDNCIAVCNMENFDPIGIHTGESIVVAPSQTLTNSEYYSLRKLAIHIARDFHIVGECNVQFALDPSSEDYRVIEVNARLSRSSALASKATGYPLAFVAAKLSLGYGLHELKNSITKNTSAFFEPALDYVVCKIPRWDLNKFYGVSNRIGSSMKSVGEVMAIGGSFEEALQKGIRMLDIGMQGFINIMNKKKLKSARLLKAYLKKPTDQRIFFLEEALEEGISIKEIHHLTKIDLWFLYQLDNIFQTKKKIDRFDNFMDLPEQLLRKAKKEGFSDIQIASIFYKKNRNHNISNLEKEIREHRKVKNIVPHVRQIDTLASEYPAHTNYLYLTYHAIQHDILYEKDEKSVITLGSGVYRIGSSVEFDWCCVNALNTIHKESYRSIMINYNPETVSTDFDLCDRLYFEELTLERVLDIIELEKPKGTIVSMGGQIPNNLVLKLYERKVKILGTSPVSIDKVENRYKFSNAMDHLKIKQPKWKELSDFDAIYKFIKEVDFPILVRPSYVLSGADMNVISNPEELQHYLREKVSISSEYPLIITEFIKNAKEIELDAVSQNGEILYYAISEHVEFAGVHSGDATLVYPPHNLYLSTLKEIIRISEKISKYFNISGPFNIQFLSKNNEIKVIECNLRASRSFPFVSKVSHFNMIELATQVLLGKKKNKLESTFLSTHYLGVKASQFSFSRLQDADPILGVDMVSTGEVGCLGDTFDEALLKSMLSVGYTVPKKNILISGGPIESKLDLLEVTKLLYKKGYILFATEGTNSFLSHNGIPSVKVYWPNVKKYSNVIELIKNRKLDLIINIPKNLSKSELNNDYAIRRYAVDFNIPLLTNARLAKAFIQAFCNLSIDQLLIKAWNEY, encoded by the coding sequence ATGAAAATAGAGAAAGTACTGATCCTGGGATCAGGTGCATTAAAAATAGGAGAAGCTGGTGAATTTGATTATTCTGGAACACAAGCATTAAAAGCCCTTAAAGAGGAGGGGTATTATACTATATTGATAAATCCAAATATTGCCACAGTTCAAACTTCGAAAGAAATTGCTGATAAAGTTTATTTTCTTCCTTTAACTTTATTTTTTATTAAACGTGTAATTTCTAAGGAAAGACCACAAGGAATTTTACTGTCTTTTGGTGGACAGACTGCATTGAATTGTGGAATTCAGCTTTTTCAAGAAGGAATTATAGAAAAATACAAGATTCAAGTTTTAGGAACATCTATTGATTCTATTATTCATAGTGAAGATAGAAACTTATTTAAAAATAGGTTAACTCATATTAACATCAAAACGGCAAAAAGTTTTGTGGTCCATTCTATGGATGATGCCGTTTTCTATTCTTTAAAAATAGGATTTCCTATTATCATTAGATCTGCTTATACCCTTGGAGGGTTAGGGAGTGGTTTTGCTAAAAATGTTCATGATTTAAAAAAAATAGTAAGTAAGGCTTTTTCTTACTCTTCTCAAATTGTTGTAGAAGAATATTTAGAAGGATGGAAAGAAATTGAATATGAAATAGTTAGAGATCAATATGATAATTGTATTGCTGTATGCAATATGGAAAATTTTGATCCCATAGGAATTCATACAGGAGAAAGTATTGTTGTCGCACCGTCACAAACCTTAACAAATTCTGAATATTATAGTTTAAGAAAATTAGCTATACATATAGCTAGAGATTTTCATATAGTAGGAGAATGTAATGTTCAGTTTGCGTTAGATCCTAGTTCAGAAGATTATCGTGTTATTGAAGTGAATGCACGTCTGTCTCGCTCTAGTGCTCTTGCTTCTAAAGCGACAGGTTATCCTTTAGCTTTTGTTGCCGCTAAATTATCTTTAGGATACGGATTGCACGAATTAAAAAATTCTATAACTAAAAATACTTCTGCTTTTTTTGAACCTGCGTTGGATTATGTAGTATGTAAAATACCTAGATGGGATCTAAATAAATTTTATGGTGTTTCTAATAGGATTGGAAGTAGTATGAAAAGTGTAGGAGAAGTTATGGCAATTGGAGGTTCTTTTGAAGAAGCTTTACAAAAAGGAATTCGAATGTTAGATATAGGAATGCAAGGATTCATTAATATTATGAATAAAAAAAAATTGAAATCTGCTAGATTGCTGAAAGCATATCTAAAAAAACCTACAGATCAAAGAATTTTCTTTTTAGAAGAGGCTTTAGAAGAAGGTATTTCCATAAAAGAAATACATCATTTGACAAAGATAGACCTATGGTTTTTATACCAACTTGATAATATTTTTCAAACAAAAAAAAAGATAGATCGTTTTGATAATTTTATGGATCTTCCGGAACAATTGTTACGAAAAGCCAAAAAAGAAGGTTTTTCTGATATACAAATAGCTAGTATTTTTTATAAAAAAAATCGAAATCACAATATTTCTAATTTAGAAAAAGAAATCAGAGAACATAGAAAAGTGAAAAACATAGTTCCACATGTAAGACAAATTGATACTTTAGCTTCTGAATATCCAGCACATACAAATTATTTGTATTTAACATATCACGCCATTCAACATGATATTCTTTATGAAAAAGATGAAAAATCTGTTATAACATTAGGATCTGGTGTTTATAGAATTGGAAGTAGTGTCGAATTCGATTGGTGTTGTGTCAATGCATTAAATACGATTCATAAAGAATCTTACAGATCTATAATGATAAATTATAATCCGGAAACTGTCAGTACTGATTTTGATCTATGTGATAGATTATATTTTGAAGAATTAACTTTAGAACGTGTATTAGATATTATTGAATTAGAAAAACCTAAAGGAACAATTGTATCTATGGGAGGACAAATTCCTAATAATTTAGTTTTAAAACTTTATGAAAGAAAGGTAAAAATTTTAGGAACATCTCCTGTTTCCATAGACAAAGTGGAGAATAGATATAAATTTTCTAATGCGATGGATCATTTAAAAATTAAACAACCAAAATGGAAAGAATTATCCGATTTTGATGCCATTTATAAATTTATAAAAGAAGTAGATTTTCCTATATTGGTTAGACCTTCTTACGTTCTTTCTGGAGCGGATATGAATGTTATTTCTAATCCAGAGGAATTGCAGCATTATCTTCGTGAGAAAGTATCTATATCTTCTGAATATCCATTAATTATTACAGAATTTATTAAAAATGCTAAAGAGATTGAATTAGATGCTGTTTCTCAAAATGGAGAAATTTTGTATTATGCTATATCAGAACACGTAGAATTTGCAGGAGTACATTCAGGAGATGCAACACTGGTATATCCTCCTCATAATCTATATTTATCTACATTGAAAGAAATCATTCGTATATCTGAAAAAATATCCAAATATTTTAATATATCTGGTCCTTTCAATATTCAATTTTTATCTAAAAATAATGAAATAAAAGTAATTGAATGCAATTTGAGAGCTTCCAGAAGCTTTCCTTTTGTATCAAAAGTCTCTCATTTTAATATGATTGAATTAGCGACTCAAGTTCTCCTTGGAAAGAAAAAAAATAAATTGGAATCTACTTTTCTAAGTACCCATTACTTGGGTGTAAAAGCTTCTCAATTTTCTTTTTCCCGTTTGCAAGATGCAGACCCTATTTTGGGTGTTGATATGGTTTCCACAGGAGAAGTAGGATGTTTAGGAGATACTTTTGATGAAGCGCTTTTAAAATCTATGCTCTCTGTTGGGTACACCGTACCCAAAAAAAATATATTGATATCTGGAGGACCTATTGAATCTAAATTAGATCTTTTAGAAGTAACAAAACTTTTGTATAAAAAAGGATATATATTGTTTGCGACAGAAGGAACTAATAGTTTTTTATCTCATAATGGAATTCCTTCAGTCAAAGTTTATTGGCCTAATGTAAAAAAATATTCAAATGTTATTGAGTTAATAAAAAATAGAAAATTGGATCTTATTATTAATATTCCAAAGAATTTAAGTAAATCAGAGTTGAATAATGATTACGCTATTAGACGTTATGCCGTAGATTTTAATATTCCTCTACTCACTAATGCGCGTTTAGCAAAAGCTTTTATACAAGCATTTTGTAATTTATCTATAGATCAATTATTAATTAAAGCTTGGAATGAATATTGA